In Neoarius graeffei isolate fNeoGra1 chromosome 9, fNeoGra1.pri, whole genome shotgun sequence, one genomic interval encodes:
- the akap11 gene encoding A-kinase anchor protein 11 isoform X3 gives MDACARIRGVPLKSRASIRKETVRESSALSLRSLLKNRKELSNVVPELHARESQCLQQIHFICLPSSAGGEDFTLQAVPSLPTELLELLRSLHVQTLKDEEVLLIKDPKRTLDRKDAVSQTNSSRAMCILRHGSSQQISVCTMLGLLSRYTAGIRYALEVQSLQRGISESCQAEDDDTNQSVSSIEEDFVTAFEHLEEEDTVVYNKRNQRDVASQTLPSHFKDLSGSRIIISSFSKKSKSREKSTSDVSGSVQKSPTTWRRGTENDWNLSTPSNRPKSHVTSTSFTESDDSDCSSPSPIIFLDEVGYQKSLKAKLDIPKIPVLKEGVEDSDSEVCEFFDSFDQFDDLDHCFDSTMKVPKEQILITQKKKPSDSSVSNSDSKCGSTTAMNPHKFDHRTLPANIKKPTPLKPGSPYSIPSDAPDSPRPVRTSCEESGGLFSPIHSSAFSPLGEGGALEYFWKIDGDVSELRKPQDLCSLYKTYSDFASNLSKEILGSVCGYSSPVDININKNLSCVCHKEFRNSNGYLMKLSDIQETVTIAKSHSQSLKDGIQKFATDLVEMSIGSALRDLQRGVSSCTTTLCHLAARLTSSVFHMAFQEIGMRHAYVLKERAINGLAGFLVGEAVSGALKEFLFVKKQIFNNTVTRFAADLAEELIFEGIMEVCQFSYPSTPLTPKDWSFEQEEEVVCSYASDLSESVLQEAFIELSQADVTFTTQAAISVSLDNICYVSAEDASQTTKICNAQLCYQNSQLPVQAGNQEEEEGGCTVKKALYCVSGMASCVPVPAAGKAISYLQNPEEMCQYKSSISHTCQSSPKRSICFQGRAVTSTSNTSAATFSESVLGISKIRNVCGSLGNASTSADEKPPVGNNFESVSGALVETIVGEAFDTMSTSKMKKKVDDCADFLSKNAGGRMATCTGIAKSQDVACQSLPPYDLCSSQKMLSLIPKGDLTESLSCNSQPHIPSKNTDKTICQSGLKNMHPLEKFSLEVQSAVMKDTLEVPSFEAGIRGSRKVVSEEMLNGSTGIKSSGSPGTPPSTPQQPSDISCEKKLKQFSKKLKGKLAKEFSPATPPPTPHYEPTPGLEEGSDSEKEEFMLRLMRSLSEEAVNNEDEDDEQEDGLDSATHNTEQSPSVGNKMIERGALHYAERLACHIVSMATEMDTLSIGDASKPENEEGSERFALHSAQFSEQTLNSLWTYAGEIAGEVISDVKRMMSSSNCRHKAVKRGSFKSDKHPCGDWKDCHFVSKNSQWSNDLIPPVPSPQSNPSSKISTQSEYPSCDGVPDECTGYVIKVLKKDGGSRELILDQYASQLAYKSIKSGLAHAAQKIKQKSPLRLGSSQHLHPEGSRSISKIPPSESSPAILTRGQEGSSSESMQCQDVENIGRKEYMELVNFAESLAYNITCDVTRKLRMSSIRLPKSLTDSCLYRKSNVEDMAGNLIKTAFSCSMLPYTRKNRQYHSTSRLDDGNYNNGVMQVIDHYARKIVDDTLEMTLGSTAVQTAEERRSLELGSFTEKLTEAYKTCWYCQARDCSFCKNCHLKYHGMQKRIQQDPDTMVGLEIPKIHIDLDKRAAFAEEMVSATLEKAKKEHSSTSLNADSGIGHDGASFAESLTTEIMTSALSNICQTINLSANGRESVSVTESTVSQQLNLSVGDDSLGSWSNLSFEEDHPDESSSFHHLSDSDFTEEKEPDAKNIMGGMVRVERGHTDGDRALLIVSTDAWGQGPDPQLRTVLQWMATSITDLPVMQLSQQSEREVKQFLRVVQRLREREWRVGELLQALLKYYEECPSEEEPCAEDTRHERRSLFHWLLEHP, from the exons ATACACTTCATATGCTTACCTAGTTCTGCAGGAGGGGAGGATTTCACATTACAG gCTGTGCCTTCTCTCCCGACTGAATTATTGGAGTTGCTAAGATCCTTACACGTACAGACTCTCAAAGATGAAGAAGTGCTTCTCATCAAAGATCCGAAGCGAACCCTGGACAGAAAAGATGCAGTCTCTCAg ACGAACTCCTCCAGAGCCATGTGCATACTGAGACATGGCAGCTCTCAACAAATCAGTGTTTGTACTATGCTGGGGCTCCTGAGCCGCTATACAGCAGGGATCAGATACGCTCTGGAGGTACAGTCTCTGCAGAGGGGCATATCCGAGTCATGTCAAGCTGAGGATGATGACACCAACCAGTCTGTCTCTTCTATCGAGGAAGATTTTGTCACAGCTTTTGAACATCTTGAAGAGGAAGACACAG TTGTATATAACAAGAGGAACCAGAGAGATGTGGCCTCCCAAACTCTTCCCTCCCATTTCAAAGATTTATCTGGGTCACGTATCATCATTAGCTCTTTCTCCAAGAAGTCCAAGAGTAGAGAGAAGTCAACTTCTGATGTGTCAGGATCAGTACAGAAGTCACCAACAACATGGCGTCGGGGTACGGAGAACGATTGGAACCTATCCACACCAAGTAACCGCCCAAAAAGTCATGTTACCTCGACATCATTCACTGAATCTGATGATTCAGATTGCTCTAGTCCAAGTCCCATTATTTTTTTGGACGAGGTTGGTTATCAGAAAAGTCTGAAGGCGAAGCTTGATATTCCAAAGATCCCTGTTCTTAAAGAGGGAGTAGAAGATTCTGACTCAGAAGTGTGTGAGTTTTTTGATAGTTTTGATCAATTCGATGATCTGGATCATTGTTTTGATTCCACTATGAAGGTGCCAAAAGAACAGATTCTCATtacccagaaaaaaaagccatctGACAGTTCTGTTAGTAATTCTGATTCAAAATGTGGCTCAACAACAGCAATGAACCCTCACAAGTTTGACCACAGGACTCTTCCAGCCAATATCAAGAAGCCCACTCCACTTAAACCAGGATCTCCATATAGTATACCGTCTGACGCTCCAGATTCTCCACGACCAGTGAGGACATCCTGCGAGGAGAGCGGGGGACTCTTCAGCCCAATCCACTCCTCAGCATTTAGTCCACTGGGAGAAGGAGGAGCCTTGGAGTATTTTTGGAAAATAGATGGAGATGTTTCAGAATTGCGCAAACCACAGGACCTTTGTTCACTGTATAAGACTTATTCCGATTTTGCAAGCAATCTCTCGAAAGAAATTCTTGGATCTGTCTGTGGGTACTCCTCTCCTGTTGACATTAACATTAATAAGAACTTGAGTTGTGTGTGCCATAAAGAATTCAGAAACTCTAACGGCTATCTGATGAAACTGTCAGATATTCAGGAGACGGTCACTATTGCCAAATCGCACTCGCAGTCTCTGAAGGATGGGATTCAGAAGTTTGCCACAGACTTGGTTGAAATGAGCATTGGCAGTGCCTTAAGAGATTTACAGAGAGGAGTGTCCTCTTGCACTACAACACTTTGCCATTTAGCTGCTAGGCTGACATCTTCAGTGTTTCATATGGCTTTTCAAGAGATAGGAATGCGCCATGCATATGTGTTAAAAGAGCGTGCCATAAACGGATTGGCTGGATTCCTTGTTGGGGAAGCAGTCTCTGGAGCTCTGAAAGAGTTTCTGTTTGTGAAAAAGCAGATTTTTAACAACACTGTCACCAGATTTGCAGCTGATCTTGCTGAGGAATTAATATTTGAGGGAATTATGGAGGTGTGCCAATTCTCATATCCTTCTACCCCTCTTACCCCAAAAGATTGGTCGTTTGAGCAAGAAGAGGAAGTGGTTTGTTCTTATGCTTCAGATCTTTCGGAGTCAGTTCTTCAAGAAGCCTTCATAGAACTGTCCCAAGCTGATGTGACTTTCACAACACAGGCTGCCATAAGCGTGTCACTGGACAATATCTGCTATGTCAGCGCTGAAGATGCATCTCAAACCACAAAAATCTGCAATGCCCAATTATGTTACCAGAATTCGCAGTTGCCTGTCCAGGCGGGaaaccaagaagaagaagaaggcggcTGCACTGTAAAGAAAGCTTTGTACTGTGTTTCTGGAATGGCCAGTTGTGTTCCAGTTCCAGCAGCTGGCAAAGCTATATCCTACCTGCAGAACCCAGAGGAAATGTGTCAGTATAAATCTAGCATTAGTCACACTTGCCAGAGTAGCCCCAAAAGAAGCATTTGTTTCCAAGGAAGGGCTGTGACCTCTACTTCAAACACATCCGCTGCAACATTTTCTGAGTCAGTGCTAGGTATTTCCAAAATCCGTAATGTCTGTGGCAGTCTTGGGAATGCGTCTACAAGTGCTGATGAGAAACCTCCAGTGGGAAACAATTTTGAAAGCGTTTCTGGTGCTTTGGTTGAGACAATTGTGGGTGAAGCGTTTGACACCATGTCCACAagcaaaatgaagaaaaaagtgGACGACTGTGCTGATTTCTTAAGTAAAAATGCTGGGGGTCGGATGGCTACGTGTACTGGCATAGCAAAATCCCAGGATGTGGCATGTCAGAGTTTACCACCTTATGATTTGTGCTCATCACAGAAAATGTTGTCTTTAATTCCTAAAGGAGATTTGACTGAATCATTGTCATGTAACTCTCAGCCTCACATACCTTCaaagaacacagataaaacaatcTGTCAATCTGGCTTAAAAAACATGCATCCACTTGAAAAATTCTCGCTGGAAGTCCAGTCTGCCGTGATGAAGGATACTTTGGAAGTACCCAGTTTTGAAGCGGGCATTCGTGGAAGCAGAAAAGTTGTCTCAGAAGAGATGCTTAATGGCAGCACTGGAATAAAATCCAGCGGAAGTCCTGGCACTCCTCCCTCAACTCCCCAACAACCGTCAGACATCTCATGTGAGAAAAAGCTTAAACAGTTTTCAAAGAAGCTGAAGGGCAAACTTGCAAAGGAATTCTCCCCTGCAACACCCCCACCCACCCCTCATTACGAGCCCACTCCAGGACTTGAAGAGGGCTCCGATTCAGAGAAGGAGGAATTCATGCTGAGGCTCATGAGGTCCCTTTCTGAAGAAGCTGTCAACAATGAAGATGAAGATGATGAGCAGGAAGATGGTCTCGACTCTGCGACCCATAACACAGAGCAAAGTCCCAGTGTGGGAAACAAAATGATTGAGAGAGGGGCTCTGCATTATGCAGAGCGTTTGGCATGCCATATTGTTTCCATGGCAACTGAGATGGACACTTTAAGCATTGGTGATGCAAGTAAGCCAGAGAATGAAGAAGGCAGTGAGAGATTTGCTTTACACAGTGCACAATTCTCAGAACAGACCTTGAATTCCTTGTGGACATATGCTGGGGAAATTGCTGGGGAAGTCATCAGTGATGTAAAGAGGATGATGAGTTCCAGCAATTGCCGTCACAAAGCAGTCAAAAGAGGATCGTTTAAGTCAGATAAGCATCCCTGTGGTGACTGGAAAGACTGTCACTTTGTTAGCAAGAATAGCCAGTGGTCAAATGATCTCATTCCACCAGTTCCCAGTCCTCAGAGTAACCCTTCAAGTAAAATCTCAACCCAGTCTGAGTACCCAAGCTGTGATGGTGTTCCTGATGAGTGCACCGGATATGTTATAAAGGTGCTTAAAAAAGACGGAGGAAGTCGGGAACTTATACTGGACCAGTATGCCAGTCAGTTGGCTTATAAATCTATCAAATCAGGCCTAGCTCATGCTGCACAAAAAATAAAGCAGAAGTCTCCTTTAAGACTTGGCTCATCTCAACATTTACACCCTGAGGGCAGCCGTAGCATTTCTAAGATCCCACCATCGGAGTCTTCTCCTGCCATTCTTACCCGAGGACAAGAAGGGTCCTCTAGTGAGTCCATGCAGTGTCAAGATGTTGAAAACATTGGTAGGAAAGAATACATGGAACTTGTGAACTTTGCCGAGTCATTGGCCTACAATATTACATGTGATGTTACAAGAAAGCTAAGAATGTCCTCGATTAGGCTTCCAAAATCGCTTACAGATTCATGTCTCTACAGAAAGTCAAATGTTGAAGACATGGCAGGAAATTTAATCAAAACTGCGTTTTCATGTTCAATGCTACCATACACCAGGAAAAACAGGCAATATCATAGCACCAGCAGATTAGATGATGGAAATTACAATAATGGTGTTATGCAAGTAATTGATCATTATGCCAGGAAGATTGTTGATGACACTTTGGAAATGACTCTGGGGTCTACAGCTGTTCAGACAGCAGAAGAGAGGAGGTCTTTGGAACTCGGTTCTTTCACCGAAAAGCTGACGGAGGCATACAAGACTTGCTGGTACTGTCAAGCAAGAGATTGCTCGTTTTGCAAAAATTGTCACCTTAAGTACCATGGAATGCAAAAGAGAATACAGCAAGACCCTGATACAATGGTTGGTCTTGAAATTCCCAAAATCCATATAGATTTGGACAAGAGAGCAGCTTTTGCTGAAGAAATGGTATCTGCAACACTTGAGAAAGCGAAGAAGGAACACAGTAGCACCAGCTTAAATGCAGACAGTGGGATTGGTCATGATGGCGCAAGCTTTGCAGAGAGCCTTACCACGGAGATTATGACGTCCGCATTGTCCAACATCTGCCAAACCATCAACCTCAG TGCCAATGGGAGGGAGAGCGTCAGCGTGACGGAGTCGACTGTCAGTCAGCAGCTGAATCTGAGTGTGGGAGATGACAGTCTGGGCAGCTGGTCTAATTTGAGCTTTGAAGAAGACCATCCCGATGAAAGTAGTAGCTTCCATCACCTAAGTGACAG TGACTTCACAGAGGAGAAGGAACCCGACGCCAAGAACATCATGGGTG GGATGGTGCGAGTAGAGAGGGGCCACACAGATGGGGACAGAGCTTTGCTGATAGTCAGTACAGATGCGTGGGGGCAGGGCCCAGACCCCCAACTGAGAACAGTGCTGCAGTGGATGGCAACCTCAATCACTGATCTTCCAGTCATGCAGCTCAGTCAGCAGTCTGAAAGAGAAGTGAAGCAG TTTCTGCGTGTAgttcagaggctgagagagagagagtggagagtCGGCGAACTCCTTCAGGCTCTGCTTAAATACTATGAGGAGTGTCCTTCCGAGGAGGAACCATGCGCTGAGGATACAAGACATGAACGCAGGTCCCTTTTCCACTGGCTTCTTGAACACCCATAA